Proteins found in one Streptococcus anginosus subsp. whileyi MAS624 genomic segment:
- the rnpM gene encoding RNase P modulator RnpM yields the protein MAKTRKIPLRKSVVSNEVIDKRDLLRIVKNKEGQIFIDPTGKANGRGAYIKLDNEEALQAKQKRVFNRSFNMEVEDDFYDELIAYVDHKVKRRELGLE from the coding sequence ATGGCAAAAACAAGAAAAATCCCTTTACGAAAATCAGTAGTTTCAAATGAAGTCATTGACAAGCGTGATTTATTGCGCATTGTCAAAAACAAAGAAGGTCAAATTTTCATTGATCCAACAGGCAAGGCGAACGGACGTGGAGCTTATATCAAACTTGATAATGAAGAAGCGCTTCAAGCTAAGCAAAAACGAGTCTTTAATCGCAGTTTCAATATGGAAGTGGAAGACGATTTTTACGATGAGCTGATTGCTTACGTGGATCACAAGGTCAAAAGAAGAGAGTTAGGTCTTGAATAA
- a CDS encoding YlxQ-related RNA-binding protein, which produces MNKQKLANLLGLAQRAGRIISGEELVVKAIQDKKAKLVFLSNDAAPNLTKKITDKSHYYKVEVSTVFSTLELSTAVGKARKVLAITDAGFTKKMRSLME; this is translated from the coding sequence TTGAATAAGCAAAAACTAGCAAATTTACTTGGCTTAGCACAACGAGCAGGTCGCATCATATCGGGTGAAGAATTGGTTGTTAAGGCAATACAAGATAAGAAAGCAAAGTTAGTCTTTTTATCCAATGATGCTGCTCCAAATTTGACCAAGAAAATTACTGATAAAAGTCATTATTACAAAGTAGAAGTATCAACCGTGTTTTCAACACTGGAATTAAGCACCGCAGTAGGCAAGGCAAGAAAAGTGCTTGCCATCACTGATGCTGGATTTACAAAGAAAATGAGGTCTCTTATGGAATAG
- the trmB gene encoding tRNA (guanosine(46)-N7)-methyltransferase TrmB — MRVRNRKGATELLEANPQYVILNPAEAKGKWHEIFGNKHPIHIEVGSGKGAFVSEMAKAHPEINYIGIDIQKSVLSYALDKVLATDVPNIKLLWVDGSDLTNYFENGEIDRLYLNFSDPWPKKRHEKRRLTYKSFLDTFKQILPEHGEIHFKTDNRGLFEYSLVSFSQYGMKLNGVWLDLHASDFEDNVLTEYEKKFVNKGQVIYRVEAEF; from the coding sequence ATGAGAGTTAGAAATCGTAAAGGGGCGACGGAATTACTAGAAGCAAACCCACAATATGTAATTTTAAATCCTGCTGAAGCAAAGGGCAAGTGGCATGAGATTTTTGGGAATAAGCACCCCATTCATATTGAAGTGGGAAGTGGAAAGGGTGCGTTTGTTTCAGAAATGGCAAAAGCTCATCCAGAAATTAACTATATCGGAATTGATATTCAAAAATCCGTTTTGAGTTACGCTTTGGATAAGGTTTTAGCAACTGATGTTCCCAATATCAAGCTCCTTTGGGTAGATGGTTCTGATTTGACCAACTACTTTGAAAATGGAGAGATTGATCGTTTGTATCTGAATTTTTCTGATCCTTGGCCCAAGAAACGCCATGAAAAACGGCGCTTGACCTACAAATCTTTTCTCGATACCTTTAAGCAAATTTTACCAGAACATGGTGAGATTCATTTCAAAACAGATAATCGTGGTCTTTTTGAATATAGCTTAGTGAGCTTTTCTCAATACGGGATGAAACTAAATGGTGTTTGGTTAGATTTACACGCGAGCGACTTTGAAGATAATGTGCTGACAGAGTACGAGAAAAAATTTGTCAACAAAGGTCAAGTCATCTATCGGGTCGAGGCGGAGTTTTAA
- a CDS encoding VIT family protein, translating into MREQEIDKNFSGRLNILRAGVLGANDGIISIAGVVIGVASATESIWIIFLSGLVAVFAGAFSMAGGEYVSVSTQKDTEEAAVVRERDLLMKNPDIARQSLYAAYIQNGECETSAQLLTNRAFLKDPLKALVAEKYGIEVEEFTNPWHAAISSFIAFVAGAIFPMLSIVFFSASYRIPATVVIVALSLLGTGYTSAKLGKAPIKNAMIRNLVIGLLTMTVTYLVGQLFAI; encoded by the coding sequence ATGAGAGAACAAGAGATTGATAAGAATTTTAGCGGTCGGCTTAATATTTTGCGAGCTGGAGTATTGGGGGCCAATGATGGTATTATTTCTATCGCGGGTGTGGTAATAGGGGTAGCAAGTGCAACAGAAAGTATTTGGATTATCTTTCTTTCTGGGTTAGTAGCAGTCTTTGCGGGAGCTTTTTCCATGGCAGGTGGTGAATATGTATCTGTCTCCACTCAAAAGGATACGGAGGAGGCCGCAGTTGTCAGAGAGCGAGATCTTTTAATGAAAAATCCAGATATTGCTAGGCAGTCGCTCTATGCAGCTTATATCCAGAATGGCGAGTGTGAGACTTCTGCCCAGCTTTTAACCAATCGAGCTTTTTTAAAGGATCCTCTCAAAGCTTTGGTAGCGGAAAAGTATGGTATTGAAGTGGAAGAATTTACTAATCCTTGGCATGCAGCAATTTCCAGCTTTATCGCTTTTGTAGCAGGAGCTATCTTTCCCATGCTGAGCATTGTCTTCTTTTCTGCTAGTTATAGAATTCCGGCGACAGTAGTCATCGTTGCTTTATCGCTATTGGGAACGGGATACACCAGTGCCAAGTTAGGAAAAGCACCGATAAAAAATGCCATGATTCGAAACTTAGTCATTGGACTTTTGACTATGACAGTAACTTATCTTGTAGGTCAATTATTTGCTATTTAA
- the infB gene encoding translation initiation factor IF-2, translated as MSKVRLYEIAKELGKESKEIVARAKELGIEVKSHASSVESEIATRITASFSQAAAPKKETTEAEKKAEPKAVAPKQKSEVEMKSAPAKPKSRNFKAEREARAKEQAERRNKQRENRPQKQQNGEKRNREERNPRNNRNNQNRNDRGNRSEKRDNRDHRNQDNRRQEQNRSNIANQNRPQTNQGPRIDFKARAAALKAEQNAEYARGSEERFKQAQAAKAAQREQKKRKEPVEELFKAAAPIVEATKPAPQSQVAPEAVPTPAVDTRRKKQARPDKKRDDFDREEDGPRKQQKNRSSQNQVRNQKNSNWNHNKKNKKGKNNRNNTPTPKPVTERKFHELPKEFEYTEGMTVAEIAKRIKREPAEIVKKLFMMGVMATQNQSLDSDTIELLMVDYGIEAHAKVEVDNADIDRFFVDDDYLDPDALVERPPVVTIMGHVDHGKTTLLDTLRNSRVATGEAGGITQHIGAYQIEENGKKITFFDTPGHAAFTSMRARGASVTDITILVVAADDGVMPQTIEAINHSKAANVPIIVAINKIDKPGANPERVIGELAEYGVMSTAWGGDSEFVEISAKFNQNIDELLETVLLVAEIQELKADPKVRAIGTVIEARLDKGKGAVATLLVQQGTLNVQDPIVVGNTFGRVRAMTNDRGRRVKVAGPSTPVSITGLNETPMAGDHFAVYEDEKAARAAGEERAKRALMKQRQATHRVSLENLFDTLKAGEVKSVNVIIKADVQGSAEALTASLQKIEVEGVKVTIVHSAVGAINESDVTLAEASNAFIIGFNVRPTPQARQQAEADDVEIRLHSIIYKVIEEVEDAMKGMLDPEYEEKIIGEAVIRETFKVSKVGTIGGFMVVSGKVTRDSKVRVIRDGVVIFDGALASLKHYKDDVKEVGNGQEGGLMVENYNDIKVDDMIEAYIMEEITK; from the coding sequence TTGTCTAAAGTAAGATTGTACGAAATCGCGAAAGAACTGGGAAAAGAAAGCAAGGAAATTGTGGCGCGTGCAAAAGAGCTTGGTATTGAGGTAAAAAGTCATGCCAGCAGCGTGGAAAGTGAAATAGCAACACGTATCACAGCTAGCTTTTCTCAAGCAGCAGCTCCTAAAAAAGAAACGACCGAGGCTGAGAAGAAAGCAGAGCCGAAGGCAGTAGCTCCGAAGCAAAAGTCGGAAGTGGAAATGAAGTCGGCGCCTGCAAAACCAAAAAGTCGTAATTTCAAGGCTGAACGAGAGGCAAGAGCAAAAGAGCAGGCAGAACGACGAAATAAACAGCGAGAAAATCGGCCACAAAAACAACAAAATGGTGAAAAGCGAAATCGAGAAGAGCGCAATCCGCGTAATAATCGAAACAACCAAAATCGAAATGACCGTGGGAATCGCAGCGAGAAACGCGACAATCGCGATCATCGCAATCAGGATAATCGTCGTCAAGAACAAAATCGTTCAAATATTGCAAATCAGAATCGCCCTCAAACAAATCAAGGACCACGCATTGATTTCAAGGCGCGTGCAGCGGCTCTGAAAGCAGAACAGAATGCCGAATATGCTCGCGGAAGTGAGGAGCGTTTCAAGCAAGCTCAAGCCGCAAAGGCAGCTCAACGTGAGCAGAAGAAACGGAAAGAACCGGTAGAAGAATTATTCAAAGCAGCAGCGCCTATCGTGGAGGCTACGAAGCCGGCTCCACAGTCTCAAGTTGCCCCTGAGGCGGTTCCAACTCCTGCAGTTGATACTCGTCGGAAAAAACAAGCTCGACCAGACAAGAAACGTGATGACTTTGATCGCGAAGAAGATGGTCCAAGAAAACAACAAAAGAATCGAAGCAGTCAAAATCAAGTGAGAAATCAAAAGAATAGTAATTGGAATCATAACAAAAAAAATAAAAAAGGCAAGAACAATCGGAATAACACTCCAACTCCAAAACCAGTTACAGAACGCAAGTTCCATGAATTGCCAAAAGAATTTGAATATACAGAAGGCATGACCGTTGCAGAGATTGCAAAGCGGATTAAGCGCGAACCAGCTGAAATTGTCAAGAAACTCTTTATGATGGGAGTCATGGCGACCCAAAACCAATCGTTAGATAGTGACACCATTGAACTCCTCATGGTGGATTATGGTATTGAAGCTCATGCTAAAGTTGAAGTGGACAATGCAGATATTGATCGTTTCTTTGTGGATGATGATTATCTTGATCCAGATGCCTTGGTAGAGCGTCCGCCAGTTGTGACCATCATGGGACACGTTGACCATGGGAAAACAACACTTTTGGATACCTTGCGTAATTCTCGTGTTGCTACAGGTGAAGCAGGTGGGATTACACAACATATTGGTGCTTACCAGATTGAAGAAAATGGTAAGAAAATTACCTTCTTTGATACACCAGGGCATGCGGCTTTTACTTCTATGCGGGCACGTGGTGCTTCTGTCACAGATATTACGATTCTTGTCGTAGCAGCAGATGATGGAGTCATGCCTCAAACAATTGAAGCGATTAACCATTCAAAAGCAGCCAATGTGCCAATTATTGTAGCGATTAACAAGATTGATAAGCCAGGTGCTAATCCTGAGCGGGTTATCGGTGAATTGGCTGAATATGGCGTTATGTCAACAGCTTGGGGTGGTGATTCTGAATTTGTTGAAATCTCAGCTAAGTTCAACCAAAATATTGATGAACTGCTCGAAACCGTTCTCCTTGTAGCTGAAATTCAAGAGCTAAAAGCTGATCCAAAGGTTCGCGCAATTGGTACAGTAATCGAAGCGCGCTTGGATAAAGGAAAAGGTGCAGTTGCAACCTTGCTCGTTCAACAAGGTACTTTGAATGTGCAGGATCCAATCGTTGTCGGAAATACCTTTGGACGTGTACGTGCCATGACCAATGACCGTGGACGCCGAGTGAAAGTTGCTGGACCGTCTACACCAGTATCTATCACAGGTCTAAATGAAACACCGATGGCTGGTGATCATTTTGCAGTATATGAAGATGAAAAAGCAGCGCGTGCAGCTGGTGAAGAACGTGCAAAACGTGCTCTCATGAAGCAACGTCAAGCAACTCACCGTGTTAGTCTTGAAAATCTCTTTGATACCCTTAAAGCAGGCGAAGTCAAGTCTGTCAATGTTATTATCAAAGCAGATGTGCAAGGTTCTGCCGAAGCCTTGACAGCTTCCCTTCAAAAGATTGAAGTGGAAGGTGTTAAAGTCACGATTGTTCACTCAGCAGTTGGTGCGATTAACGAATCAGATGTTACTCTTGCGGAAGCTTCCAATGCCTTTATCATTGGTTTCAATGTTCGTCCTACTCCACAAGCTCGTCAACAAGCTGAAGCGGATGACGTCGAAATTCGTCTTCACAGCATTATTTATAAAGTCATTGAAGAAGTAGAAGATGCCATGAAAGGGATGTTGGATCCAGAATACGAAGAAAAAATTATCGGTGAAGCTGTTATCCGTGAAACCTTTAAGGTTTCTAAAGTCGGTACTATTGGTGGCTTTATGGTGGTTAGCGGTAAAGTAACTCGTGATTCTAAGGTTCGTGTGATTCGTGATGGTGTTGTCATCTTTGATGGTGCGCTTGCTAGCCTCAAACATTATAAGGATGATGTGAAAGAAGTTGGCAATGGACAAGAAGGCGGTCTCATGGTTGAGAATTACAATGACATCAAAGTGGATGACATGATTGAAGCCTACATCATGGAAGAAATCACAAAATAA
- the rimP gene encoding ribosome maturation factor RimP — protein MRRCSLIATIVELVKEVVEPVIQEPYELVNIEYGKMGSDHVLSIFVDKPGGITVNDTADLTDIISPLLDTIKPDPFPEQYFLEVTSPGLERPLKTKEQLADAVGQYIHVSLYQAVDKSKTFEGTLLSFEEDSLTMEYMDKTRKKVVQIPYKLVSKARLAVKF, from the coding sequence GTGAGGAGGTGTAGTCTTATCGCAACGATTGTAGAATTGGTAAAAGAGGTTGTCGAGCCAGTCATCCAAGAACCGTATGAATTAGTGAATATTGAGTATGGTAAGATGGGGAGCGACCATGTTCTCAGTATTTTTGTAGATAAGCCGGGAGGGATTACCGTAAATGATACGGCAGATTTGACGGACATCATCAGTCCGCTTTTGGACACGATTAAGCCGGATCCTTTTCCTGAGCAGTATTTCCTTGAGGTGACGAGCCCAGGGTTGGAACGTCCGCTGAAAACGAAAGAACAATTAGCAGATGCAGTTGGGCAATATATCCATGTTAGTCTGTATCAAGCAGTTGATAAAAGTAAAACCTTTGAAGGAACATTGCTTTCTTTTGAGGAAGATAGTTTAACAATGGAATATATGGATAAGACGCGTAAGAAAGTTGTTCAAATTCCTTACAAGCTAGTATCCAAAGCAAGATTAGCAGTAAAATTTTAG
- a CDS encoding ABC transporter permease, whose product MRNLFQKRRQVFRNQCLKYSRYVFNDHFVLFLLVFIGFLAVQYSQLLRNFPKNRLPIILALVVLLFLLLPLGRIATYMEKPDSLFLLVKEEELKSYLQEQTRLSYRLWALLQTVVLLLLVPLFLALGMPLWGWFILVFLMLIAKWFVFLQKSQKFYQGAGVNWSYLIAYEERRKQTILRFFALFTNVKGISNSVKRRAYLDGLTNILPKRQSTTWQNIYLRSYLRNGDFLALTIRLLFLSLLGIGFISQSWIAAIFVALLNYLLLFQLTALYNAFDYQYLTFLFPLETGLKLKGVKQVIILIGYSVLFVETMMALLFFQDRVALLFMIGITLLLYVIYLPFKLRSLVD is encoded by the coding sequence ATGAGAAATCTGTTTCAAAAGCGCAGGCAAGTATTTCGCAATCAATGTTTGAAGTATTCACGCTATGTTTTTAATGACCATTTTGTCCTCTTTTTATTGGTCTTTATTGGCTTTTTAGCTGTTCAATACAGTCAACTGTTACGAAATTTTCCTAAAAATCGCCTGCCAATCATTCTTGCTTTAGTGGTTCTTTTGTTCTTATTATTGCCTTTGGGACGAATTGCGACTTATATGGAAAAACCAGATAGTTTATTTTTGTTAGTCAAAGAGGAGGAATTAAAAAGCTACCTACAAGAACAAACGCGTTTATCTTATCGATTATGGGCCTTGCTTCAAACCGTTGTGTTGTTACTATTAGTACCGCTTTTTCTTGCCTTAGGCATGCCGCTTTGGGGCTGGTTTATTCTTGTTTTTCTTATGTTGATAGCAAAATGGTTCGTATTTTTGCAGAAAAGTCAAAAATTTTACCAGGGTGCAGGGGTGAATTGGAGCTATCTCATTGCTTATGAAGAAAGACGTAAGCAGACAATCCTACGTTTCTTTGCTCTCTTTACCAATGTCAAAGGAATTTCTAATAGTGTGAAACGCCGTGCGTATCTTGATGGTTTGACAAATATTCTACCAAAAAGACAGTCAACTACTTGGCAAAATATATATTTGCGTTCTTATTTACGCAATGGTGATTTTCTGGCCTTGACTATACGGTTGCTGTTTCTGTCTCTTTTGGGAATTGGTTTTATCAGTCAATCATGGATTGCGGCTATTTTCGTGGCTTTGTTGAATTATCTCTTGCTATTTCAGTTGACAGCCTTGTACAATGCTTTTGATTATCAATATTTGACGTTCTTATTTCCTTTGGAAACTGGATTGAAATTAAAAGGAGTGAAACAAGTGATTATTCTTATTGGCTACAGCGTGCTTTTTGTGGAAACAATGATGGCTTTGCTGTTTTTCCAAGATAGAGTAGCTTTGCTTTTTATGATAGGAATCACATTGCTACTCTATGTCATTTATTTACCATTCAAATTAAGAAGTTTGGTTGACTAA
- a CDS encoding ABC transporter ATP-binding protein, producing MLEIKGLTGGYVNIPVLKDISFTVGNGELVGLIGLNGAGKSTTINEIIGLLTPYKGEILIDGAKLQDSPTAYRKKIGFIPETPSLYEELTLREHIETVAMAYDVEQKVAFARVEKLLTMFRLKEKLDWFPVHFSKGMKQKVMIICAFVVDPSLFIVDEPFLGLDPVAIADLIELLEDEKAKGKSILMSTHVLDSAEKMCDSFVILHKGEIRAKGNLAELRAEFAMPEASLNDIYLVLTEEASL from the coding sequence ATGTTAGAAATAAAAGGGCTTACAGGGGGCTATGTGAATATCCCTGTTTTAAAAGACATCAGTTTCACAGTAGGAAATGGGGAACTGGTGGGGTTGATTGGTTTGAATGGTGCGGGTAAATCCACTACAATCAATGAAATTATCGGACTTTTAACTCCTTATAAAGGTGAAATTTTAATTGACGGTGCCAAACTGCAAGACAGTCCTACGGCTTATCGTAAGAAAATTGGTTTTATTCCGGAAACACCTAGTTTGTATGAGGAATTAACGCTGCGCGAGCATATTGAAACGGTTGCTATGGCTTATGATGTGGAGCAAAAGGTGGCTTTTGCGCGCGTGGAGAAATTATTGACGATGTTTCGCTTGAAAGAAAAATTAGATTGGTTTCCGGTGCATTTTTCTAAAGGAATGAAGCAAAAAGTCATGATTATCTGTGCATTTGTGGTTGACCCCAGCCTTTTTATCGTTGATGAACCATTTTTAGGACTTGATCCAGTTGCCATTGCTGACTTGATAGAGCTTTTGGAGGATGAAAAGGCAAAAGGCAAGTCAATTCTTATGAGTACGCATGTGCTGGATTCGGCAGAAAAGATGTGTGATTCATTCGTGATATTGCATAAGGGAGAAATCCGAGCTAAAGGCAATTTAGCAGAATTACGAGCAGAATTTGCCATGCCAGAAGCTAGTCTCAATGACATTTATCTAGTTTTGACAGAAGAGGCGAGCCTATGA
- the nusA gene encoding transcription termination factor NusA, which translates to MSKEMLEAFRILEEDKGIKKEDIIEAVTESLRSAYRRRYGQADSAAIEFNEKTGDFRVYTVREVVDEVFDSRLEISLKDALAISSAYELGDKIKFEEAPTEFGRVAAQSAKQTIMEKMRKQTRAITYNKYKEHENEIMSGTVERFDNRFIYVNLGSIEAQLSKQDQIPGEVFASHDRIEVFVYKVEDNPRGVNVFVSRSHPEMIKRLMEQEIPEVYDGTVEIMSVSREAGDRTKVAVRSHNPNVDAIGTIVGRGGANIKKITSKFHPAKYDAKSDRMIPIEENIDVIEWVADPAEFIYNAIAPAEVDQVIFDSQDSKHALVVVPDNKLSLAIGRRGQNVRLAAHLTGYRIDIKSASEFEAMEEAGELGGFAEEAEEFAAVESPVETEFVESEVEAAD; encoded by the coding sequence ATGAGTAAAGAAATGCTAGAGGCCTTCCGCATTTTGGAAGAAGATAAAGGGATTAAAAAAGAAGACATTATCGAAGCAGTGACAGAATCCTTGCGCTCCGCTTATCGTCGCCGTTATGGTCAAGCAGATAGCGCAGCCATTGAATTTAACGAAAAAACAGGAGATTTTCGTGTCTATACAGTTCGTGAAGTGGTGGACGAAGTTTTTGATAGCCGTTTGGAAATCAGCTTAAAAGATGCTCTTGCCATTAGTTCGGCTTATGAACTTGGTGATAAAATCAAATTTGAAGAAGCACCAACTGAATTTGGCCGGGTAGCAGCTCAATCTGCTAAGCAAACAATTATGGAAAAAATGCGCAAACAAACGCGGGCAATTACTTACAATAAGTACAAAGAACATGAGAATGAAATCATGTCAGGAACAGTCGAACGCTTTGATAATCGTTTCATCTATGTCAATCTTGGCAGCATTGAAGCGCAGTTGTCTAAACAAGATCAAATTCCTGGAGAAGTCTTTGCTTCGCACGACCGCATTGAAGTTTTTGTTTATAAAGTAGAAGACAATCCTCGCGGTGTAAATGTCTTTGTTAGCCGCAGTCATCCAGAAATGATCAAACGCTTAATGGAGCAAGAGATTCCTGAAGTTTATGACGGAACGGTTGAAATCATGAGCGTTTCTCGTGAAGCGGGTGATCGAACCAAGGTTGCGGTACGCAGTCACAACCCAAATGTAGATGCAATTGGTACAATCGTTGGACGTGGTGGCGCAAACATCAAGAAAATCACCAGCAAGTTTCATCCAGCTAAGTATGATGCAAAATCAGACCGTATGATTCCTATTGAAGAAAACATCGATGTGATTGAGTGGGTGGCAGATCCTGCAGAATTTATTTACAATGCGATTGCTCCGGCAGAAGTGGATCAAGTCATCTTTGACAGTCAAGATAGCAAGCATGCTCTTGTTGTTGTACCAGATAACAAATTGTCTCTTGCAATCGGTCGTCGCGGACAAAACGTACGCTTGGCAGCTCATTTGACAGGTTACCGAATTGATATCAAATCTGCAAGTGAATTTGAAGCTATGGAAGAAGCTGGTGAGCTTGGCGGATTTGCTGAAGAAGCAGAAGAATTTGCAGCAGTTGAAAGTCCTGTAGAAACAGAATTTGTAGAAAGTGAAGTTGAAGCAGCAGACTAA
- a CDS encoding HIT family protein, with protein MADCIFCKIIAGEIPASKVYEDDEILAFLDISQVTPGHTLVVPKKHFRNMLEMDGEAASQLFARIPDIARKVMKATGAKGMNIINNNEEIAGQSVFHTHVHLAPRYTENDDLKLTFVAHEPNFPALAELAEKISKA; from the coding sequence ATGGCAGATTGCATTTTTTGTAAGATTATTGCAGGAGAAATTCCAGCTTCTAAAGTATATGAAGACGATGAAATTCTAGCATTTTTAGACATCTCACAAGTAACGCCCGGACATACCTTGGTTGTCCCTAAAAAACATTTCCGCAACATGCTTGAAATGGACGGTGAAGCTGCCAGTCAACTCTTCGCACGCATTCCAGATATTGCTCGTAAAGTGATGAAGGCGACTGGTGCAAAGGGGATGAATATCATCAATAACAACGAAGAAATTGCCGGTCAATCTGTTTTCCATACACATGTCCATTTAGCACCACGCTATACAGAAAATGATGATTTAAAACTGACTTTTGTGGCGCACGAACCGAACTTCCCTGCTCTTGCAGAATTAGCCGAAAAAATTTCAAAAGCATAA
- the ccrZ gene encoding cell cycle regulator CcrZ — MDLVDNELTLTPIAGKSGKAYMGTYPDGARVFVKMNTTPILVGLAREQIAPQLLWSRRMADGNVMSAQEWLSGKILTPTEMDKKQIVNILTRLHRSRPLMTQLRRLGYALETPADLLESWLEHAPLAIGNNHYLRSVLNDMRSHLPQFREDHATIVHGDVRHSNWIETDSGLVYLVDWDSVRLTDRMFDVAHILSHYIPEVRWKEWLTYYGYRYNETVLKKLYWYGQYAYLCQIAKYYENADLENVNREIYALRNFRSKYGKKVS, encoded by the coding sequence ATGGACTTGGTTGATAATGAGCTAACTCTGACACCAATTGCAGGTAAAAGTGGGAAAGCCTACATGGGCACCTATCCAGATGGGGCGCGCGTTTTCGTCAAGATGAATACAACCCCAATCTTAGTAGGTTTAGCTAGAGAACAAATCGCACCGCAATTATTGTGGAGTCGTCGCATGGCAGACGGCAATGTCATGAGTGCACAGGAATGGCTATCAGGAAAAATTTTGACGCCGACTGAAATGGACAAAAAACAAATTGTAAATATTTTGACACGGCTGCATCGTTCACGTCCTTTGATGACACAGTTGCGTCGGTTGGGTTATGCTTTGGAGACGCCAGCAGATTTATTGGAATCTTGGTTAGAACATGCACCATTGGCAATTGGAAATAATCATTACTTGCGGTCGGTTTTAAATGATATGCGTAGTCATTTACCACAATTTCGCGAGGATCATGCAACAATTGTGCATGGCGATGTGCGTCATAGTAACTGGATTGAGACAGATAGTGGATTGGTGTATTTAGTAGATTGGGATTCTGTTCGATTGACAGATCGTATGTTTGATGTGGCTCATATATTAAGCCATTATATTCCAGAGGTGCGTTGGAAAGAATGGTTGACCTACTATGGCTATCGGTATAATGAAACGGTATTGAAAAAATTGTACTGGTATGGTCAGTATGCTTACCTATGTCAGATTGCTAAGTATTATGAAAATGCAGACTTGGAAAATGTGAATCGGGAGATTTATGCACTACGTAACTTCCGTTCAAAATACGGGAAAAAGGTGTCATGA
- the brpA gene encoding biofilm formation/cell division transcriptional regulator BrpA — protein MLKKIILMFLSLCLVTVAGLGVYGFTIYNQSTDVLSKTYKSFGKDTDVIAATKPLTLLLMGVDTGSGSRSDRWAGNSDSMILMTVNPKTKKTTMMSLERDILTNIKNGDETMQAKLNAAYANGGAELAISTVQKMMNIHIDRYVLINMKGLVQLVDAVGGITVNNTLGFPISIEENEPEYKAVVEPGKQHINGDQALVYSRMRYQDPEGDYGRQKRQREVIQKVVQKVLSLNSVSHYQAILKAVSNNMQTNVELSSGSIPQLLGYQDAFKNIESKQLKGEGATLPDGGSYQIVTSEHMLEMQNVLRKSLGLDEVTELETNAVLYEELYGSAAPSSSQSGNGATTGAADSSAYSSNPYGTDQNGQYYGQYGQ, from the coding sequence ATGTTAAAAAAAATTATCTTAATGTTTTTAAGCTTGTGTCTTGTAACGGTTGCAGGACTAGGCGTTTATGGATTTACGATTTATAACCAATCAACGGATGTATTGTCTAAGACTTACAAGAGTTTTGGGAAAGATACAGATGTCATCGCAGCTACCAAACCGCTTACCTTACTTTTAATGGGAGTGGATACCGGTAGCGGCTCTCGTTCAGATCGGTGGGCTGGAAATAGTGACTCCATGATTCTCATGACGGTCAATCCTAAAACAAAAAAGACTACGATGATGAGTTTGGAGCGGGATATTCTCACCAATATAAAAAATGGCGATGAAACCATGCAAGCAAAGCTTAATGCGGCTTATGCAAATGGTGGAGCTGAGCTAGCTATTTCCACAGTGCAAAAAATGATGAATATTCACATCGATCGTTATGTTCTGATCAATATGAAAGGTCTGGTGCAATTAGTTGATGCTGTTGGAGGCATTACGGTCAATAACACACTTGGTTTCCCTATTTCGATTGAAGAAAACGAGCCAGAATACAAAGCAGTTGTTGAACCAGGGAAACAACATATCAATGGTGATCAAGCACTGGTCTATTCGCGGATGCGTTATCAAGATCCGGAAGGGGATTATGGACGTCAAAAGCGCCAACGTGAAGTGATTCAAAAAGTAGTCCAAAAAGTATTGAGTTTAAATAGTGTTAGTCACTATCAAGCTATTTTAAAGGCTGTTAGCAACAATATGCAGACGAATGTTGAGTTGTCTTCTGGCAGTATTCCGCAATTATTAGGTTACCAAGATGCTTTTAAAAATATTGAAAGTAAGCAATTGAAAGGTGAGGGTGCCACTTTACCAGACGGTGGATCTTACCAAATCGTAACTTCGGAGCATATGTTGGAAATGCAAAATGTTCTGAGAAAATCGCTTGGCTTGGACGAAGTGACTGAATTGGAAACCAATGCGGTTTTATATGAAGAATTGTATGGCAGTGCCGCTCCTAGTTCCAGTCAGTCAGGAAATGGCGCAACAACTGGTGCTGCTGATTCTTCTGCGTATTCAAGCAATCCTTATGGAACAGATCAAAATGGACAGTATTACGGTCAATACGGACAATGA